The genomic segment CCGCGGCCTTCTTGGGCAAGATAAAGCAAAATACCACTGCCATGATCGGCAATGGAGCGAATGGCACCACGCAATTGATCACCACAATCACAGCGAAGCGAGCCGACCAAATCGCCTGTAAAACATTCTGAATGGATACGGATCAAGACCGGATCAGCCGGGTTAGGCTCCCCAATGATGATGGCAAAATGTTCAATCCCGCCATCTGAGGGACGAAAGGCGACAATCTTGGTGTTTGGCGCATCTGCTAAAGGTACTTGTGCGTCACTAACCGCGCGAAGCGAGCGTGCTGCGGCTTCTTCATAGCCAAAGATATCTTCTTTTTTAAGACCTGTGAGATTTTCAGCCTCAACAAACCCCTTAAAATCATCATTTTTAATGGTGGCGCTGATGGAAGCCGGGATCAGGCGCGAGAGTTTAGCCAAACCAATAGAGGCACTCTCGCCACTTTGCAAAGCCACCTCACTAAAAGGAATATCAAAGAAATCGTTTTTTGAAATGCGGGCTAAAGGATTGACCAGACCTTCAATCAGGTCGGGGCGCATGGCTTTACCCATTTCGGCGCGCACGGCCTTGGTTGAAAAACTGCCTAAGCCCAAGGTATGGACACGCGCGGTTGTTAAAATCAGATGGGGAAAGCCACCAGATAAGCTTTTAAGCCGTTCAATCGCCGTTTTGGTTGCCCCTTCAGCGGCCAATGTCAGGGTTACTTCATCACCATCGCCTTGAATGGCGACAATTTGTCCGCGGCGCAGGTCACTTAAGGCGCGGTCTACGGCCAAAAGGGAAGGGGTATAATCAGTGCTGTCAGTGTCACTTAATGTGATGGAAAGGCGATGGGGCATTTTTTTAAACGTATAACTTTTATAAATTGGTCTCCATATGTAGGCCCATATGGGTAAATTCACAATAGTGTTATCAGGCACTTTGGGCTCTATACGGGATATTTTTTCCTTGGTATGGTGCTTTTAGTTGTGAATTTTACCGATTGTTGTGGGGAAGTTATGTCCAACGTTAAGCGTGTTCTTCTGGTTGATGATGATGACTCATTGCGCCAAATGCTTTCTGAGCAGCTGCAACTGCATGAAGATTTTGAAGTTGCTGAGGCCGATGGGGCCACAAGCGCGTTGGAAATCACCAAAGAAGGCCCCTTTGATGTGGTCATCCTTGATGTAGGCCTGCCCGATATGGATGGGCGTGATGTATGTCGCTTAATGCGCAAACAAGGGGTGAAATGCCCCATTATCATGCTAACAGGGGCTGATACGGACGCCGATACTATCCTTGGCCTTGATGCAGGGGCCAATGATTATATCACCAAGCCATTTCGCTTAGGCATTTTGCTTGCCCGCATTCGTGCGCACCTGCGTCAACATGAACAAAGCGAAGATGCGACCTTTACGGTGGGGCCTTATATGTTTCAGCCCGCTGCCAAATTATTGGTGGAAAATGACACCGAGCAAAAAATTCGCCTGACAGATAAAGAGACTAATATTATCAAGTATCTCTATCGCGCGGGTGGCAAGGTTGTGGGGCGCGATGTGTTGCTTGATGAAGTCTGGGGCTATAATGCCGGGGTGACAACCCATACGCTGGAAACCCATGTTTATCGCTTGCGCCAAAAAATTGAGAAAGATCCCTCAAACGCGCAAATCTTGGTAACAGAGCCCGGCGGCTATAAACTGGTGCCTTAAAAATATGATGCTGCACACCCTTATCTGCCGTTTTGTTGGCGATCCTAATGAGCGCGATGTGCCCAAAAGGGTGCAAGGCGCAATTGTTGAGCAGCAAAATGTGTCTGAGCAATTGGTCGGCTGGATTCAGCTGCTTGTGGTGCTGACCTTTGGCACGCTTTATGCCATTTCGCCCAAGACCTTTCATCCCGATGCGGCTTTTGCGCCGGTGCCTTATGTCTTATCGATTTATTTGGCCTTTACACTGCTGCGCCTTTATCTAAGCTATCGCATGAGATTAAGCGGGTGGATGATCAGCCTGTCCATTGTGGCTGATATTTTACTTTTATTTGGCACGATCTTTAGTTTTCATATCCAATATATGCAGCCCCCGAGCTTTTATTTAAAAGCGCCAACGGTTCTTTATATCTTTATTTTCATTGCCTTGCGCGCGTTGCGTTTTGAAGCGCGCTATATTCTGCTTTCTGGTTTGGCCGCTGTTGTGGGCTGGGGGGGTATGGTGGCTTATGTGGTGATCAAGGATGATATGAACACCATGCTCACGCGTGATTATGTACATTATTTGACCTCAAACAGTGTGTTGCTGGGCGCTGAGTTTGACAAGATTGTCTCTATTATCATGGTCTCGTTGATTTTGGCGATTGCGACTTTGCGCGCGCGGGTTTTATTAAAACAGGCGGTTACACAAGGCCAAGCGGCGCAATCCTTATCGCGTTTTTTCTCTGATGATCTGGCAGAGCAAATTAAAAATTCAGAAAGTGATGCCTCAATCGGGGATGTGGTGTCGCGCGAAGCGTCAATCTTAAATGTGGATATCCGGGGCTTTACCCCACTTACCCAGCGCTCCACCCCACAAGAACAAATCGCGTTAATTACTGAATATCACGCGCGCATTGTGCCAGTGATTTCAGGCTGTGGCGGGCATGTGGATAAATTTACCGGTGATGGCATTATGGCTTATTTCGGGGTGTTACAAGCCTCTAAGACCCATGCTATACAGGCCTTAAAAGCCATGGAAGATATTATTAAAGCTTCAGATAAATGGAATGAGGACCGCGTTCGCCAAGGGCTTGATCCGGTGGTGATCCATGCTTCTTGTGCATCTGGGCCCATTGTCTTTGGGGTGATTGGGGATGCAGCCAATGTGTCTGCCAAGATGGAAAAACAAACCAAGCTTGAAGGCGTGCGCGCCATTGCTACAGCCATGACGCTAGAATGTGCCATGGCCCAAGGTTATGAAAATGCAAAAGAGTTATGGGAGCTGCGCAAAGATCGCAAGGTTGTTGGGGTGGATCACGCCATGGATGTGATTGTCTTGAAGGAATGAGCTTAGTGTCTTAAAGCTTCTTCATAAAGAGATTTATTTTCGATATCGAAACAACAGAAAATCACCTCTTTAAGTTCTGGATGATTTCGGCAAAAATCTCGGACATTTTTCACCACAAGCGGGGCTGCGCGCTTTGGTGGAAAGCCATATATACCAGTAGAAATTGCTGGAAAAGCAATGGTTTGTAAATTTTTCTTCAAGCAAAGCTTAAGGCTATTGAGATAGCAGCTAAGTAATAACTGGTCGGCTTCATTTGGGGAATGTTCATGCCAGATGGGTCCGACAGTATGGATGATATGGCGCGCTTTAAGATGATAGCCTTTGGTGATTTTCGCTTGGCCTGTTTCACAACCGCCAAGGCTTTTACATTCGTCTAACAGGGCAGGTCCGCCAGCAAGGTGAATGGCCCCATCCACACCACCTCCACCAAGCAGGGAAGAATTGGCTGCATTGACGATACAATCCACATCTAATTGTGTGATATCGCCTTTAAATACACGTAAACTTGCCATAAAGCACCTCTCTATGGTTTAATCAAGGGCGTAAACTCATAAAATAGACTTGTTTGGCGGAGATTACTTTGAGGATGGGTGAGGCATGAAACCCGCAGAAGTGCGTGCACTTTAAGGGTTTTATAACGCGGCCCATCCTCAAAGTAATCCCGTCCCTTTAGGGATTTATCAAAAATATAGGCAAATACAGCGTCAAAGCCTTTTGAAAGTACAGGTACTTCCTGCAAGTCTTTTCCTTGTCTTGCCTATATTTATGATAAACCAAAGCAAGTCTATTTTATGAGTTTGCGCCCTAAATAATTATAAGTAAATAATAGCAAAATAGCTATTTCTTGGGAGGGGATATGACCGAACAACCCGCAAAAGTGCGCCAGAGCTTTCTTGTGCCGGAGATGGCCTATGTGCGCAAGGTCCAGACAGAAGATGTCTTTATGTGGCTGTCAAAAGGCTGGACCGATATGAAACTATTGAGGAAAACCTCAATGGCTTATGCGGGGCTGTTTTTATTTATCGGTCTGTTTATCTCATTTGGCTTTTATTTTATGGGGCTGCCCTATCTGATTTTACCCTCATTGACCGGATTCTTGCTGGTGGGGCCTGCCATTGCGGTGGGGTTTTATGAAGGCAGTCGACGTCGCCAAAATGGCGAACCTTTTACGCTGATCCATGCGCTGGGCGGGTTTCGGCGCAATACATTGGCGATTATGGCCATCGGTATTGCCCAAGTGTTCCTCTTTATGATCTGGATTAAAATGGCCTTTACGGTTTTTGCCATTTCCTTTCCCGGGATCATGCCGGAGTGGGGCCATATTATTGAGCGTACCTTTTCCATGGAAGGGTTGCATTTTGGCCTGATGTTACTGGCAGAAGGCAGCATTTTTGCCGCGGGTATTTTCCTCACTGGTGCATTTTCCCTACCTTTAATGGTCGGGCGCAAAACCATGTTGATCCCGGCGATGGTGACGAGCGCATATGCAGTGATCAAGAATTTCCACGTGATGATCTTATGGGCAGCGATGATTACCGCGATCATGTTTACCGCGCTGGTTACGGGTTTAGGGCTGATTTTTGCCTTTCCTCTTATTGGACACGCCACATGGCATGCGTATTTACAAGTGATGGGAGAGGAGGGTCCTGATGAATGATATAAAAGATACGCCGTCTCAAACCTATTTGGTAGATGAGATGGCCTTGCCAAGAAAGATCGACACCACACGGGTGTTTGAATGGCTGTCAAAAGGCTGGGCCGATGTGAAAGAATTGAAAAGGGTAAGCACATTTTATGCTGCCCTTTTTTTAATGCTCGGCCTTCTGATCTCATTTGGCTTTTATGTTATGGAGCTGCCCTATCTTATCTTGCCCGCCCTTTCTGGTTTTTTACTGGTAGGGCCTGCTATTGCGGTGGGGTTTTATGAAGGCAGTCTGCGCTGTCAACGCGGCGAGCCTTTTGCCTTAACCCATGCGTTATTGGGCTTTCAGCGCAATACTTATTCCATTATGGCGATCGGGATTGCGCAAGTTTTTCTCTTTATGGTTTGGATCAGACTGTCTTTTACGCTTTTTGCCATCGCCTTTCCCGGGGTTATGCCCGAGGCTGAGCCGATTATGGAGCGTATGTTCTCTCAAGAAGGGATTGATTTTGCCTTGATGATTGTAGGCTTGGGCGCTGTCTTTGCCAGTATCATCTTTTTCACAGGCTCTTTTTCCTTGCCCATGATGATTGATCGCAAAACCGTGCTTATTCCGGCCATGCTCACCAGTGCTTATGCGGTGGTGATTAATTTTAAAGCGATGGTTTTATGGGCTGGCTTGATCGTTTTGATCATGTTTTTAGGCTTAATCACCGGGGTGGGCCTTATTTTGGCCTTTCCCCTCATCGGTCATGCCACATGGCACGCTTATTGTGATGTGATTGGGCAAAAACGTTAAGTATCAGCTTTTCTTTAGCTTATTCACCGTATTAGTGGTGGAAAAACCATCTTCTAAATTGGCAAGAAAGACACGACCGCCATTTTGCTGGATCAAATCAGCCCCGACTACTTGGTCAATGGTGTAATCCGCTCCCTTAACTAAAACATCAGGCAAGAGATGGGATAAGAGCTCAAGCGGGGTGTCTTCATCAAAGATCACCACCATATCCACACAGGCAAGCGAAGACAGCACGGTTGCGCGCGCCATTTCATTTTGTAAAGGCCGCTCATCGCCTTTTAAGCGTTTCACAGAAGCATCGCTATTGAGCCCAACAATGAGTTTATCACATTGAGAAGCAGATTGTTTCAAAAGCGAAATATGTCCGGGATGGAGCAGGTCAAAACAGCCATTGGTAAAGCCGACGGTTTTACCCTGGGTCTGCCAGCGCGTGATACGGTCTTTGGCAGGGGCTTTTTGCACAATTTTGGCTTCAGCTTGGGAAAGGTCCTGATGATGCAGGGCTTCGATAAGCTCTTCGCTATAAACGCTGGCGGTACCGATCTTGGCAACCACAATGCCTGCTGCCACATTGGCAAGTTTTGCCCCATCACTTAGGGAAGCGCCATGGGCAAGGGCTAAGGCCAGACTGGCGACAACCGTGTCACCCGCACCAGAAACATCAAAAACTTCACGCGCTTGAGTGGGTAGATGCACCACATCACCACCACGCGTGACCAATGTCATACCGTCTTGGGAGCGTGTTGCCAGTACATTTTCAATGCCGCAAGTCTCAATAATATGGCGCGCTGCTGCAACGATTGAGGCATCATCCCCACATTTCATACGGCTGGCTTCAGAAAGTTCCTTGCGGTTTGGCGTAACAAGGGTGGCCCCGCGATATTTGGAATAATCAATGCCTTTGGGATCAACAATGACAGGAATGCCCGCTTTTTTTGCCAGATTGATTAAATGGGTCGGGGTTTCGCTTTCTAAAACGCCTTTGCCATAATCAGACAGCACCATGACCTTGGCATTACCCAGACTTTCTGCCACATCTAAGAGGAGGTCATCTTGTAGGTTTTGTGAAAGCGGGGCAACGGTTTCATGGTCTGTGCGCAACATCTGTTGGTTTGAGGCCATAAAACGGGTTTTCATTGAGGTCGGGCGGTTTTTATCAAGCAAAAGATTGGCACAGCAATGGTCATCTTCATTTAAAAGCCCGGCAATGGTGCGTCCGGCTTCATCTTCACCCACAAGCCCGCAAAACCGCGCCTCTGCCCCAAGGCTTAAAAGGTTGCGCACTACATTGCCTGCCCCACCAAGCATGGCATCTTCGCGCTCGATCTTTAACACCGGAATAGGCGCTTCAGGTGAGATGCGCTCAACAGAACCGTATACGAAACGATCAAGCATAATATCGCCGACACAGAGGATTTCGACAGATTTCTCGGAGCTGACGAGATCAATCAAATGGGCATGTTGGGACATGGTTTATTCATTTCCAAATTCATTTTCAAGGGCTTGGCAAAAGGCATGGCCCAAGGTGATATGCATTTCCTGAATGCGCGCGGTCTCTTCATGGGGCACAATAAGTGCGACATCACACAGGCTTGGCAGCTCGCCACCATCGCGCCCGCCCATACCGATGGTTTTAGCACCGATTTTTTGAGCTGCTTTTAAAGCTTTAATCACATTGGGGCTGGTGCCGGATGTGGAAATGCCAATGACAAGGTCTTGCGGGCGACATAGGGCTTCGATTTGGCGAGAAAAAAGATCCTCAAAGCCAAAATCATTGCCAATAGCGGTCAGGGCTGAGGTGTCAGTTGTCAGTGCAAGGGCTGCCATGGCTGGGCGGTTTTTGGTGTAGCGCACGGTTAATTCTGTTGCCAAATGCTGGGCATCTGAGGCGCTGCCACCATTGCCAAGAAAGATAATCTTTCCCTCATGTTTCAAACAGTTAATGGCCAATTCCACCCATTTGGTGAATGGTGTGGCAAGTTGTTTGCGCGTTTGTTGAAGCGCCGTTTCATGGCGTTTCAGCTCATCTAGAAAAAGGGCGTTTAAATCCATAAGGTTAGATACTTTTGCAAAATAAAGGACAGGTCTCCTTTATAGCCTGCCTTTTCTCAGGTTAAAAGAGGGCTTGCTTATTTATCAGGGAAATATTTCGAAACAATTGAAAAAAATACAGAAAAACTATGGCAATAATCATGTGTTTAGATGTGATCATAACAAAACCAGATACCCTTTAAGAGGTAAGTCATGATTTCCGCATCGATAGAAACGAACACACAAGAAACTCATAATCAAACCCAAGTCCGTGCTTATGCCGAGCAACTCGTACTCAGCCTTGGATATAATGACGCCATTTGTACAGCTATGGAATTCCAGCTGTTTAATGTGGCTGAAGAGCTTCGTTTTATGCAAGACGATTTTCGCGGCTTAGCGTGAGAGACATCTGGATGTTGTAGGTTAAAATAAAGTCCCACCCCACAGGTTGGGGCTTTTTTTTATAATCTTTATATTGAAACTATATCGAAACGTTCATACATCTTTAAAAAATAAGACATAAAGCAAAGGTAATTTGCTTACTCATTCGAAAAAAGTTGATTAATCAACGAAAGGGAATGCGATGTTTACAACACTCTCAACCAAACGGGCAAACCGCTATACTCACCCTAAACAAGAAACCCGCACAGATGAGCTGGCCCATTTGCTGGTCAATGCGCTGGGTTATGACGGGGCAAAAGAACAGGCCGAACAAAGCCACTGGGAAAAAGTTGCTGAAACAATCCGTTTCATGGAAAGTCAGTCTTTGCGCCGTTATTAAACGTTTGTCAGC from the Candidatus Terasakiella magnetica genome contains:
- a CDS encoding adenylate/guanylate cyclase domain-containing protein → MMLHTLICRFVGDPNERDVPKRVQGAIVEQQNVSEQLVGWIQLLVVLTFGTLYAISPKTFHPDAAFAPVPYVLSIYLAFTLLRLYLSYRMRLSGWMISLSIVADILLLFGTIFSFHIQYMQPPSFYLKAPTVLYIFIFIALRALRFEARYILLSGLAAVVGWGGMVAYVVIKDDMNTMLTRDYVHYLTSNSVLLGAEFDKIVSIIMVSLILAIATLRARVLLKQAVTQGQAAQSLSRFFSDDLAEQIKNSESDASIGDVVSREASILNVDIRGFTPLTQRSTPQEQIALITEYHARIVPVISGCGGHVDKFTGDGIMAYFGVLQASKTHAIQALKAMEDIIKASDKWNEDRVRQGLDPVVIHASCASGPIVFGVIGDAANVSAKMEKQTKLEGVRAIATAMTLECAMAQGYENAKELWELRKDRKVVGVDHAMDVIVLKE
- the ribA gene encoding GTP cyclohydrolase II → MPHRLSITLSDTDSTDYTPSLLAVDRALSDLRRGQIVAIQGDGDEVTLTLAAEGATKTAIERLKSLSGGFPHLILTTARVHTLGLGSFSTKAVRAEMGKAMRPDLIEGLVNPLARISKNDFFDIPFSEVALQSGESASIGLAKLSRLIPASISATIKNDDFKGFVEAENLTGLKKEDIFGYEEAAARSLRAVSDAQVPLADAPNTKIVAFRPSDGGIEHFAIIIGEPNPADPVLIRIHSECFTGDLVGSLRCDCGDQLRGAIRSIADHGSGILLYLAQEGRGIGLVNKLRAYKLQDTGVDTFDANEQLGFDADERVYLPAAQMLDHLGVNQVRLMTNNPEKVSVLKSCDVDVIERVEHAFPTNQHNEPYIVAKATKGGHYL
- a CDS encoding O-acetyl-ADP-ribose deacetylase; the encoded protein is MASLRVFKGDITQLDVDCIVNAANSSLLGGGGVDGAIHLAGGPALLDECKSLGGCETGQAKITKGYHLKARHIIHTVGPIWHEHSPNEADQLLLSCYLNSLKLCLKKNLQTIAFPAISTGIYGFPPKRAAPLVVKNVRDFCRNHPELKEVIFCCFDIENKSLYEEALRH
- a CDS encoding DUF2189 domain-containing protein; this translates as MTEQPAKVRQSFLVPEMAYVRKVQTEDVFMWLSKGWTDMKLLRKTSMAYAGLFLFIGLFISFGFYFMGLPYLILPSLTGFLLVGPAIAVGFYEGSRRRQNGEPFTLIHALGGFRRNTLAIMAIGIAQVFLFMIWIKMAFTVFAISFPGIMPEWGHIIERTFSMEGLHFGLMLLAEGSIFAAGIFLTGAFSLPLMVGRKTMLIPAMVTSAYAVIKNFHVMILWAAMITAIMFTALVTGLGLIFAFPLIGHATWHAYLQVMGEEGPDE
- a CDS encoding D-sedoheptulose 7-phosphate isomerase; protein product: MDLNALFLDELKRHETALQQTRKQLATPFTKWVELAINCLKHEGKIIFLGNGGSASDAQHLATELTVRYTKNRPAMAALALTTDTSALTAIGNDFGFEDLFSRQIEALCRPQDLVIGISTSGTSPNVIKALKAAQKIGAKTIGMGGRDGGELPSLCDVALIVPHEETARIQEMHITLGHAFCQALENEFGNE
- the hldE gene encoding bifunctional D-glycero-beta-D-manno-heptose-7-phosphate kinase/D-glycero-beta-D-manno-heptose 1-phosphate adenylyltransferase HldE; this translates as MSQHAHLIDLVSSEKSVEILCVGDIMLDRFVYGSVERISPEAPIPVLKIEREDAMLGGAGNVVRNLLSLGAEARFCGLVGEDEAGRTIAGLLNEDDHCCANLLLDKNRPTSMKTRFMASNQQMLRTDHETVAPLSQNLQDDLLLDVAESLGNAKVMVLSDYGKGVLESETPTHLINLAKKAGIPVIVDPKGIDYSKYRGATLVTPNRKELSEASRMKCGDDASIVAAARHIIETCGIENVLATRSQDGMTLVTRGGDVVHLPTQAREVFDVSGAGDTVVASLALALAHGASLSDGAKLANVAAGIVVAKIGTASVYSEELIEALHHQDLSQAEAKIVQKAPAKDRITRWQTQGKTVGFTNGCFDLLHPGHISLLKQSASQCDKLIVGLNSDASVKRLKGDERPLQNEMARATVLSSLACVDMVVIFDEDTPLELLSHLLPDVLVKGADYTIDQVVGADLIQQNGGRVFLANLEDGFSTTNTVNKLKKS
- a CDS encoding DUF2189 domain-containing protein produces the protein MNDIKDTPSQTYLVDEMALPRKIDTTRVFEWLSKGWADVKELKRVSTFYAALFLMLGLLISFGFYVMELPYLILPALSGFLLVGPAIAVGFYEGSLRCQRGEPFALTHALLGFQRNTYSIMAIGIAQVFLFMVWIRLSFTLFAIAFPGVMPEAEPIMERMFSQEGIDFALMIVGLGAVFASIIFFTGSFSLPMMIDRKTVLIPAMLTSAYAVVINFKAMVLWAGLIVLIMFLGLITGVGLILAFPLIGHATWHAYCDVIGQKR
- a CDS encoding response regulator transcription factor, translated to MSNVKRVLLVDDDDSLRQMLSEQLQLHEDFEVAEADGATSALEITKEGPFDVVILDVGLPDMDGRDVCRLMRKQGVKCPIIMLTGADTDADTILGLDAGANDYITKPFRLGILLARIRAHLRQHEQSEDATFTVGPYMFQPAAKLLVENDTEQKIRLTDKETNIIKYLYRAGGKVVGRDVLLDEVWGYNAGVTTHTLETHVYRLRQKIEKDPSNAQILVTEPGGYKLVP